The DNA region TGGAAATGGCACTAACGGAGGAAGCTGGACTTCTTGCCGGTCTTATTCTAGGTGCGATGATGGGGCCTACTATCGTATTCTCAATCCCTGTTGCTTTAGGTATCATCCGAAAAGAAGATCACAAGTTTTTGGCAACAGGTATTTTGGCAGGTATGATTACCATACCTATCGGCGTCTTCTTTGGTGGTTTAGTAGCAGGCTTTGATGTTGTCATGATTCTTAGCAACTTGGTTCCAATAATTATTGTATCTTTATTGATTGCTATTGGTCTTTGGAAAATCCCTAATAAAATGATTAAAGGTTTTACAGTATTTGGTAGAGGTGTAACGATTGTTATTACGATAGGTACAGCTGCAATTATTGTTGAGACGTTAACTGGTATTGTTATTATTCCGGGTATGGCACCTATTTCAGATGGTATTGCCGTTATTGGTGCGATTGCAATCATGCTTGCAGGAGCCTTTCCAATGGTCTATGTTATAACAAAAGTATTTAATAAACCTTTACTTAAAATGGGTAAAATATTAGGCATGAATGATGTTGCTGCAGCCGGATTGGTGGCGACTCTTGCCAATAACATTCCTATGTTTGGATTGATGAAAGACATGGATGACAGAGGAAAAATACTCAACGTAGCTTTTGCAGTTAGTGCAGCGTTTGTTTTTGGAGATCACCTTGGATTTACGGCAGGTGTTGCTAGAGAAATGATATTCCCAATGGTTGTGGGTAAACTTGTTGGTGGTATTACTGCCGTCATGGTAGCGATGATTATTGCGAATAAAATTCTAGGTAAACCAGGGAAAACAAGTGATGAAGAGCCGCAAAAAGTGGAGGCATAGTATATGGGTAATATGGACAGCAAAATAATAGAAGAGATTGTCAGAAATGTTTTGCTAGAAATGAACAAAGGACAACAAGATTTTATCAAAGAAACCGATAAGAGTGGTGTATCTGTCATTAAGACAGAAACCGTTCGTCCAGGTAAATTTGACACAGGCAAAGACGGAGACAAAGTATACCTAAAGGATGTTTTGACTGTGAAGGAAAGTCCTAGGTTAGGTTGCGGTGTTATGGAAATGGATACATCCACCTTTGACTGGACTTTGAAGTATGATGAAGTGGATTATATTATTGAAGGCACATTAGAGATCATCGTCGGTGACCGTAAGATCACAGGAGAAAAAGGTGACATCATCTTTATCCCTAAAAACACATCAATAAAATTCAGTGCACCCTGTCATACCCGGTTTCTATATGTTGTATATCCCGCCAATTGGGATGAGTTATAAAGTAAAAGTTTGCCTTGAGATAATCAGGGCAAACTTTTTATAAATGATTGAGTAGGGTGATGCTGGTTCCGTCATAATCAATAAGACCATCATTTTTCATCTTTTGAAGTTCACGAGATAAAGAGGTGCGTTGAACGCCAATGCGTTCAGCAAGCGCCTTTTTTGATGTGCGTAATAGGATCTTATTAGAACCTTGAAGCACATATTCGTTTTTTAGATAAGCCATTAGGCTTTCACGTATTGTGCGATTGACATAATGTTTGATTCGATCACCAAGGTGCATAGCATGATCGGAGATATATTCCAGAAAAAGCCTTAAAAAGGTCGTGTTGCTGGAACATAGGTCAAATAAAAGTTCTTTTTTTAGAACCAACAATGTGGTTTCGGTTTTGGCGGTAACCGTCATGGGGTAATGAGGATTTTTAGAAAAAACCAGATTGCCACCAAGTATATCATCCGGCAAGAGTGTTGCAATGGTCATAAGGTTACCTGATTCATCAATGCGTTCGACAACCACCTGGCCACTTAGTATGAGTTCTGCACAAGCACAAAGATCCCCTTCAAAATGTATGACTTGATCTTTGCTATAGGGCACTATTTTCATTGTTTGATGATGAAGGCTTTCTAGGAGGTATTCTTCTGGAATAGCCTTTAGAAGTGTATAATTATTTTTATGATCAAGTAAGTTTTTCATATAAAACCTTTCCTGTCGAGGCGTAGCCTCTTTGTTTAGTTACCTTGGTAACGCCATTCTTTTTAATTCTATTATATGCTTAGTATAAAAGATTGAAAAGGAGATTCTCATGGATAATATAAGGTGGTGCATTGTAATATGAAAAATATAAGGATAATGACTCAAATTATTTTCTTAATTTTTTTCTCATTTGTCATAGTCAATGGGAATATGGTCTTGTGGCTAGTTATTTTTTTGCTGAGTTTACTGGGCGCAGCAGTATTTGGACGTTTTTATTGTGGTTATATATGCCCCATGAACACAGCTATGGGTGTCACAGCAAAACTTGCCAAGCGTTTAAATTGGCAGATGAAATCTGTACCAAAAGTATTAAAAAGCAAGAGCCTTCCTTGGATTGTCTTAGTTCTGATGATTGCAACGATGATTGTTTCAAAAAGAGTTTTGCAACTAGAATTACCCATATTATTGATGCTAATGGCTTTGTCCATTATTATCACACTAAGATATGAAGAATATGTGTTCCATAATCATGTATGTCCTTATGGGGCCTTGTTAAGCTTAACGGGAAAAGGGGCAAAGTTCTCTACAAAAGTAGATACGTCTCAGTGTATAGGGTGTAAAAAATGTGAAAAAGTTTGTCCTTCTATGGCGGTAAAAGTGGATGAAAAAGAAAAGGTGGCCAAGATTAATCCGGCATTATGTCATCAGTGTCAATCTTGCACCTTAATATGCCCAACTAAAGCCATTCGTTATACAAAAATCTAATTAAATCATAACTTTAGTAAAGAGGTAACATAGGTTACGGATAAGATGTCCTAAGTATATTATACTGAAAGAAATGATGAAATGAAAGGTGATTAATATGATTGAAAAAGTATTTAACATGACCAACGGGAACGATCCTATGATTGAAAAAGTCATTCAAGATGAGAATGTGCATTATATTCACATGATCTTTAACAAAGATGAGGGATTGCCGGAACATTTTGCTAATTCCAATGTGTATATGACGGTACTTCGAGGTACTTTATCCATAGCTCTGGATGAACAGGAAGTGCACCGTTACGGAGCTTATTCCATATTGAAGATTCCTTTTAAAACAAAAATGAACGTGAAGAATCTAGATGAAGAAGTATTAGAACTTATTGTGTTAAAAGCCCCAGCCCCTCAGAATGCATAAATAAATAGCATATCTTACAGAAAAAGCCGATTGAAGCAAATCTTCAATTGGCTTTTTCTGTTCTCTAGGAAAGTCTATGAGCATTATGAGATTGGTTATTGACATATGTCAAATATAGAGTATAATAAGAACTGTAAATGACATATGTCAATAATTGAAGGATGGTGAATCAAATGGCAAGAAGAGATGGAACAGGACCAATGGGCTTAGGTCCGTTAACCGGAAGAGGTTTAGGTGTTTGTGCTGGATCTAGGGCGGTCAGATATGGTGCAGGACTTGGTATGGGATTAGGTCTTGGACTTAAGATGGCATGCCGACGTGGTTTTGGACGTGGCTACGGAAGAAATACTATGAATATCGATCAAAACACAAACTTAGATCAGAAGGATCGACTTCATGAAGAAAAAGAAATACTACAAAAAAGACTAGAAGCGATTGATAAAGCATTAGAGAAATTATAGCGGTCTCAAAGAATCACCGGAGAATGCTCTGGTGATTTCTGTGTAGCAGCAAGTATTAGATTAAGAGGAGGACACTATGAAAATTGTCATACCAGTAGATGAGAATAATAGAGAAACCGATGTGTGCATATCTTTTGGACGTACACCTTATTTCTGGATACATGATACTGTAACAAAAGAAGACATATTTCTTACAAACGAGGCAGCTGAAAGCAGAGGTGGGGCAGGTATAAAAGCGGCACAAACCATTGTAGACCATAAAATCGATGTATTGTTGACCCCGAGATGTGGTGAAAATGCTGCGGAGGTCCTAAAAGCCGGAGATACAAAAATCTACAAAATAATAGGTGGTACAGCCCTAGAAAATATAAACGCTTATTTGTCCGGAAAACTGTCAGAACTTCATGAGATTCATGCAGGGTTTCATGGACATGGAGAAAACTAGTATGAAGATTGCCGTACTAAGTGGCAAAGGCGGTACAGGCAAAACATTGGTATCTGTCAATCTGGCAGCAGTAGCCAAACAATCGGTTTACATAGATTGTGATGTTGAAGAACCCAATGGCCATCTATTTTTTAAACCGGTCGAGGTTATGGAAGAAAAAATTACCATTAAAATGCCGGAGGTCGATCATAATTTATGTGATGGGTGTCGAAAGTGCGT from Petrocella atlantisensis includes:
- a CDS encoding cupin domain-containing protein, with product MIEKVFNMTNGNDPMIEKVIQDENVHYIHMIFNKDEGLPEHFANSNVYMTVLRGTLSIALDEQEVHRYGAYSILKIPFKTKMNVKNLDEEVLELIVLKAPAPQNA
- a CDS encoding 4Fe-4S binding protein, producing the protein MKNIRIMTQIIFLIFFSFVIVNGNMVLWLVIFLLSLLGAAVFGRFYCGYICPMNTAMGVTAKLAKRLNWQMKSVPKVLKSKSLPWIVLVLMIATMIVSKRVLQLELPILLMLMALSIIITLRYEEYVFHNHVCPYGALLSLTGKGAKFSTKVDTSQCIGCKKCEKVCPSMAVKVDEKEKVAKINPALCHQCQSCTLICPTKAIRYTKI
- the eutH gene encoding ethanolamine utilization protein EutH, whose translation is MSINEIIVYIMVIFMVLGALDKIIGNKFGLGEQFDEGFMAMGSLAIAMIGVISLAPVLATILSPVVTPVYTMLGADPAMFATTLLANDMGGYPLAMEMALTEEAGLLAGLILGAMMGPTIVFSIPVALGIIRKEDHKFLATGILAGMITIPIGVFFGGLVAGFDVVMILSNLVPIIIVSLLIAIGLWKIPNKMIKGFTVFGRGVTIVITIGTAAIIVETLTGIVIIPGMAPISDGIAVIGAIAIMLAGAFPMVYVITKVFNKPLLKMGKILGMNDVAAAGLVATLANNIPMFGLMKDMDDRGKILNVAFAVSAAFVFGDHLGFTAGVAREMIFPMVVGKLVGGITAVMVAMIIANKILGKPGKTSDEEPQKVEA
- a CDS encoding Crp/Fnr family transcriptional regulator is translated as MKNLLDHKNNYTLLKAIPEEYLLESLHHQTMKIVPYSKDQVIHFEGDLCACAELILSGQVVVERIDESGNLMTIATLLPDDILGGNLVFSKNPHYPMTVTAKTETTLLVLKKELLFDLCSSNTTFLRLFLEYISDHAMHLGDRIKHYVNRTIRESLMAYLKNEYVLQGSNKILLRTSKKALAERIGVQRTSLSRELQKMKNDGLIDYDGTSITLLNHL
- a CDS encoding NifB/NifX family molybdenum-iron cluster-binding protein; the protein is MKIVIPVDENNRETDVCISFGRTPYFWIHDTVTKEDIFLTNEAAESRGGAGIKAAQTIVDHKIDVLLTPRCGENAAEVLKAGDTKIYKIIGGTALENINAYLSGKLSELHEIHAGFHGHGEN
- a CDS encoding DUF5320 domain-containing protein, yielding MARRDGTGPMGLGPLTGRGLGVCAGSRAVRYGAGLGMGLGLGLKMACRRGFGRGYGRNTMNIDQNTNLDQKDRLHEEKEILQKRLEAIDKALEKL
- a CDS encoding cupin domain-containing protein; the protein is MGNMDSKIIEEIVRNVLLEMNKGQQDFIKETDKSGVSVIKTETVRPGKFDTGKDGDKVYLKDVLTVKESPRLGCGVMEMDTSTFDWTLKYDEVDYIIEGTLEIIVGDRKITGEKGDIIFIPKNTSIKFSAPCHTRFLYVVYPANWDEL